The sequence ACGTCCCCCTTCACCACCACGCCGAAAATCTCGTAGCCCGCCGAGGTCAGCAATTCGAATTCGATCCCGCCCGGACGAAAAGCGAGCGCATCGCCCGCGATCACCTGAGCGTCGATACGACCGGAACCCTCGGGGCACGTCGGAATGCCGAACCAGTAAGCGTCCTCCTGCACCTCGCAAGTCTGCCGCAGCGTGTGGCTGGTGGTTTCGACGAATACCTGCATGTGGTCGAGGCACAACTCCGTCAGGCCTCCGACGAAGCGGCCCGCAGTCAGTTGGTCGTAGGTCTGGTTCCAGCCATGGAGATTGCGCGCCTGCTCGTCGGCGTCGTACGCAACGCAGGTTTGCACGCAAAAGCTCGGCTGTTGCGCGTGCGTCGGTGCTGTCAGGCTGTCGTTTCGGAATTCAGTCGTCATACCGGATCTGCGAAAACAGGGTGTCGAGGAAACACGGAAGGCAATTCTCATGCCGAACCGATTCGCGGCTTACGTTGCTTTGAGCGCGGCAGCAGGTGTTCACGCCCTGTTCAATTTGTGAACAGGGCTGCGCACACTGGTCAGAAACGAGACGTTCATTCCTCGGCAAGTTGCACAGTATCACGCGCCCTGCTTGGCAGTCGTGCCTGCTGCACGTGCACAACTCACCACCGCGGTGCATTGGCACAGTTCTGGCTCTACCCCTTCGCGGCCAAGCGAAATATCGCGCCGAATATAGCCCATTCAAACATGTGAGGAGCACACAGATGAATCACGCAGAGATGCAGTTTCTGACTACCGAATTCCCGTACAAAAAACAGTATGGCAATTTTATCGGCGGCGAATGGGTGAAACCGGTGGGCGGTGAGTACTTCGACAACGTGTCGCCGATCACCGGTGAGCCGTTCACGTCGATCCCGCGCTCACGCGAAGCCGATATCGAACTCGCCCTCGACGCCGCACATCGTGCGAAGGCGGCATGGGGCAAGACGTCGACCACCGAACGCGCGAACATCCTGAACCGAATCGCCGACCGGATGGAAGCGAATCTGCAGCGCATCGCCGTGGCTGAAACGATCGACAACGGCAAGCCGCTGCGCGAAACGATGGCGGCCGATATCCCGCTAGCGATCGATCATTTCCGCTATTTCGCCGGCGCCGTGCGCGCGCAGGAAGGCTCGCTCTCCCAGATCGACGACGACACCGTCGCGTATCACTTCCATGAGCCGCTCGGCGTGGTCGGCCAGATCATTCCGTGGAATTTCCCGATCCTGATGGCGGTGTGGAAGCTCGCACCTGCATTGGCTGCCGGCAATTGCGTCGTCCTGAAGCCGGCCGAGCAAACGCCTGCGTCGATTCTCGTGCTGCTCGAACTGATCCACGATTTGCTGCCGCCGGGCGTGCTGAACGTGGTGAACGGTTTCGGCCTCGAAGCCGGCAAACCGCTCGCGTCGAGCAAACGCATCGCGAAGATCGCTTTCACAGGCGAGACGACGACGGGTCGCCTGATCATGCAGTATGCGAGCCAGAATATCATTCCGGTGAC comes from Burkholderia sp. GAS332 and encodes:
- a CDS encoding aldehyde dehydrogenase, with product MNHAEMQFLTTEFPYKKQYGNFIGGEWVKPVGGEYFDNVSPITGEPFTSIPRSREADIELALDAAHRAKAAWGKTSTTERANILNRIADRMEANLQRIAVAETIDNGKPLRETMAADIPLAIDHFRYFAGAVRAQEGSLSQIDDDTVAYHFHEPLGVVGQIIPWNFPILMAVWKLAPALAAGNCVVLKPAEQTPASILVLLELIHDLLPPGVLNVVNGFGLEAGKPLASSKRIAKIAFTGETTTGRLIMQYASQNIIPVTLELGGKSPNIFFADVMSEDDSYFDKALEGFTMFALNQGEVCTCPSRVLIDEKIYDRFMERALKRVAAITQGHPLDTKTMIGAQASQEQLEKILSYVDLGKQEGAECLIGGERNTLGGELSKGYYVKPTVFRGHNKMRIFQEEIFGPVVSVTTFKNEDEALEIANDTLYGLGAGVWTRDGTRAYRFGRQIQAGRVWTNCYHAYPAHAAFGGYKQSGIGRENHKMMLDHYQQTKNLLVSYSDKPLGFF